One Archocentrus centrarchus isolate MPI-CPG fArcCen1 chromosome 14, fArcCen1, whole genome shotgun sequence DNA window includes the following coding sequences:
- the afap1l1b gene encoding actin filament-associated protein 1-like 1b, whose amino-acid sequence MDSKRQSVVIERLVNELGSLLKMLDHETVSPATADKMASIRNILDSLQLSVNRSEVYMNSCLYGNGTSFVESLFEDFGCDLHMLSASPVEQKEHKDEEAKTHPNKSTPTDTPPPLPTTPLPDDYYEEAVPLDPGSTPQYFTTTSRNSVEDAYYEDADNNYPTTRINGPPKSSYNDSDALSSSYESYEEEEEEPKGRDPPQRWTNEESPDGPVRDCRICAFLLRKKRFGQWAKQLVVVRDNKLQCFKSIKESSPNTELPLNLCNVIYVPKEGRKKRHELRFSLPGGEALVLAVQSKEQAQRWLKVVHDVGSQCSNTEGLDGSTSPIIQRKLELDKVLQSDRQASDSDSGPTADNQATAHGSGRDTTDSLNRGKRGAFSELTGSMSRAAGKKINRIITFSKRKPPLPGEPPLSSGQNDNPRSGYLSVCLSGAWRERWCVLRGGSLYLQKDPGDQRPPVIVVPLKGAEVVPGGLGPKHPFSFRILQGGNELAALEASCSEDLGRWLGVLFAETGSSTLPEELHYDYIDVDTLTDIRHAARHSFLWATTTANSSSSASIDSRTYDEVYESVAEADVESRAGQVRRHASFSSRDSEKTEQQATIKRHASNVNQYGRYGKTRAEEDARRYLRQKEELEKQKEDLRNALISLRKEKKQLKEEVKSGTGHSVEKRLAELETLCKQKEEERVELELRLTEVKENLKKSLARGALGPPTDTKISIKAQGTKVEKVYMETVPVNAASELRKRPPSMYASSKGNVMQKAKEWESKKGT is encoded by the exons ATGGACTCCAAACGCCAGAGTG tgGTGATAGAACGGCTTGTAAATGAGCTAGGCTCTCTGCTGAAGATGCTGGACCACGAGACGGTCAGTCCTGCCACCGCTGACAAAATGGCATCCATACGCAACATCCTGGACTCACTGCAGCTGTCAG TGAACAGATCTGAGGTCTACATGAACAGCTGTCTCTATGGCAATGGCACGAGCTTTGTAGAGTCTCTGTTTGAGGATTTTG GCTGTGATTTGCACATGCTCAGTGCATCTCCAGTGGAGCAGAAAGAGCACAAAGATGAAGAGGCGAAGACTCATCCCAATAAATCT ACCCCAACTGACACGCCCCCTCCTCTGCCAACTACCCCCCTTCCTGATGACTACTATGAAGAGGCCGTTCCGCTAGATCCTGGATCTACCCCTCAATACTTTACCACCA CTTCCAGGAACTCTGTGGAGGATGCCTATTATGAAGATGCTGACAACAACTACCCCACCACCAGGATTAATGGACCTCCCAAAAGCTCTT ACAATGACTCAGATGCTCTGAGCAGCTCCTATGAGTCttatgaagaagaggaagaggagccaAAGGGGCGGGACCCACCTCAGAGATGGACAAATGAGGAGAGCCCCGATGGACCAGTTAGAGACTGCCGCATCTGCGCCTTCCTGCTGCGAAAGAAACGCTTTGGCCAGTGGGCTAAGCAGCTTGTTGTTGTCCGAGACAATAAATTGCAG TGCTTTAAAAGCATCAAAGAGAGCTCTCCCAACACAGAGCTCCCACTGAATCTTTGCAACGTCATCTACGTCCCCAAGGAAGGACGGAAAAAGCGACATGAGTTGCGCTTCTCGTTGCCTGGTGGCGAAGCTCTAGTGTTAGCAGTTCAGAGTAAAGAACAGGCCCAGCGATGGCTCAAG GTGGTCCATGATGTTGGCAGCCAGTGCAGCAACACTGAAGGACTGGATGGATCAACTTCTCCAATTATacagaggaagctggagctcGACAAG GTGCTGcagtctgacagacaggcaTCAGACTCAGACAGTGGGCCAACAGCAGACAATCAGGCCACTGCACACGGATCAGGACGGGACACTACTGACTCACTCA ACAGGGGGAAGCGCGGAGCCTTTTCAGAGCTGACCGGGTCGATGAGCCGAGCAGCTGGGAAGAAAATCAATCGGATCATCACCTTTTCCAAACGGAAACCTCCTTTACCAGGAGAGCCTCCTTTGTCTTCCGGCCAGAATGACAACCCCCGCTCTG GCTATCTGAGCGTGTGTCTGAGCGGCGCTTGGAGGGAGCGTTGGTGCGTGCTGCGGGGTGGAAGTTTGTACCTGCAGAAGGACCCTGGGGATCAGCGACCCCCAGTCATTGTGGTGCCACTCAAGGGGGCAGAGGTGGTGCCAGGCGGGCTCGGACCTAAGCATCCCTTTTCCTTCCGCATCCTACAGGGAGGCAATGAATTGGCAGCTCTAGAG GCCAGCTGCTCTGAGGATCTTGGCCGCTGGCTGGGAGTTTTGTTTGCAGAGACCGGCAGCAGCACTCTCCCTGAGGAGCTGCACTATGATTACATCGATGTGGACACACTTACTGATATACGACATGCAGCCAGACACTCCTTCTT GTGGGCTACTACAACTGCTAACTCCTCCAGTAGTGCTTCAATAGACTCCAGAACTTATGATGAGGTCTATGAAAGTGTTGCG GAAGCAGATGTGGAGAGCAGAGCAGGCCAGGTGAGACGTCACGCTTCTTTCTCCAGCAGGGACTCTgaaaaaactgaacagcagGCCACCATTAAGAGACATGCCTCCA ATGTAAATCAGTATGGGCGGTATGGGAAGACACGTGCAGAGGAGGATGCCAGGCGGTAcctgagacagaaagaggagcTGGAGAAGCAAAAGGAGGACCTCAGAAATGCGCTGATTTCACTTCGCAAAGAGAAGAagcagctgaaggaggaggTGAAGAGTGGCACAG gtcaTAGTGTGGAAAAGCGGTTAGCTGAGCTGGAGACACTGTGTAAACAGAAGGAGGAGGAACGGGTGGAGTTGGAGCTAAGACTGACAGAAGTCAAGGAAAACCTTAAAAAGTCACTGGCTAGAGGTGCACTGGGTCCACCTACTGACACCAAGATCAGCATCAAG GCGCAGGGAACTAAGGTTGAAAAGGTTTACATGGAGACTGTGCCTGTCAACGCGGCATCTGAGCTTCGAAAACGGCCTCCGTCTATGTACGCCTCCTCCAAGGGGAATGTGATGCAGAAGGCAAAG GAATGGGAGTCAAAGAAGGGGACATAG